The window ATACCTTCTCAATCCATTTGCCAACAAATTAACTATAAGTACAATAGCAATCAACACCAGCGCGGTTCCATAAGCCATTGTCCTGGACTGCTCGATATTTGTCCCGCTGGTGGATATCACGTACAAATGATAA is drawn from Bacteroidota bacterium and contains these coding sequences:
- a CDS encoding phosphate ABC transporter, permease protein PstA, yielding YHLYVISTSGTNIEQSRTMAYGTALVLIAIVLIVNLLANGLRRYFGNKVKMN